One Natronomonas moolapensis 8.8.11 genomic region harbors:
- a CDS encoding molybdopterin-dependent oxidoreductase: MKDVTDLHEEFDGDRLPPGQRETSSFPVLSKGETPSVPTDPALEVWGAVDEERSMRLGELRRLGAERQRQDFHCVTGWSRLGCVFEGLPFPTLADHVGARSEATHVLFHAHDGYTTDLPLSTCLREEVLLTWALDGEPIPADHGGPLRAVTPHKYAYKGSKWLSGVEFLTEREPGYWERRGYSGTANPWNEERYG, from the coding sequence CCCCCGGGGCAGCGAGAGACGTCGTCGTTCCCCGTGCTCTCGAAGGGCGAAACGCCGTCCGTGCCGACCGATCCGGCGCTCGAGGTGTGGGGTGCGGTCGACGAGGAACGATCGATGCGGCTCGGGGAGCTCCGACGCCTCGGCGCGGAGCGTCAACGCCAGGATTTTCACTGCGTGACCGGGTGGTCGCGGCTCGGCTGCGTCTTCGAGGGGCTTCCGTTCCCGACGCTCGCGGATCACGTCGGCGCGCGCTCCGAGGCGACCCACGTACTGTTTCACGCTCACGACGGATACACGACCGACTTGCCGCTTTCGACGTGTCTCCGCGAGGAAGTGCTTTTGACCTGGGCGCTCGACGGCGAACCGATCCCGGCCGACCACGGCGGCCCGCTCCGCGCCGTCACCCCACACAAGTACGCATACAAGGGTTCGAAGTGGCTGTCGGGGGTCGAGTTCCTGACCGAGCGCGAGCCCGGATACTGGGAACGGCGCGGCTACTCGGGAACGGCAAACCCCTGGAACGAGGAGCGATACGGGTGA
- a CDS encoding response regulator, with translation MAGPTRVLLVDDDPSLADLMASQLADIGDRFSIRVETDPSDALEAVETGRFDCVVSDHHMPRMTGLELLRYVREMDPDLPFILFTARGSEEIASEAVSEGVTDYFRKRRGSDQWHVLANRIENAAARYRAEEAVQRRESALRELARTVIDSVSTPIEALCELGCRTLKVEYGALLTGTDGNAEILVESAEKDFPFQTGDGVPLSDGVDDLTVDGNGIVAVAADESEETGFSSYIGIPVSVGERRYGTLCFCDRGDRTEFAAWERAFVELLGDWLGHELTSEWARDQSDAVRSARGRVERALGALENDDDEAARNELIEAYDLLDRAPPAAAAVSIELS, from the coding sequence ATGGCTGGTCCCACGCGCGTGTTGCTCGTCGACGACGATCCCTCTCTCGCCGATCTCATGGCCAGCCAACTGGCCGATATCGGCGACCGATTCTCGATCCGAGTCGAGACTGACCCGAGCGACGCGCTCGAAGCGGTCGAGACCGGACGGTTCGACTGCGTCGTCAGCGACCACCACATGCCCAGGATGACCGGCCTCGAGTTGCTCCGATACGTTCGCGAGATGGACCCCGACCTCCCGTTTATTCTCTTTACGGCCCGTGGGAGCGAGGAGATCGCGAGCGAGGCCGTCTCGGAGGGCGTGACGGACTACTTCCGGAAACGCCGCGGGTCCGACCAGTGGCACGTCCTCGCCAACCGGATCGAGAACGCCGCCGCCAGGTACCGCGCCGAAGAGGCGGTTCAGCGCCGCGAGTCCGCGCTCCGGGAGTTGGCCCGAACCGTGATCGACAGCGTCTCGACCCCCATCGAGGCGCTCTGCGAACTCGGCTGTCGGACCCTGAAGGTCGAGTACGGCGCGCTGTTGACCGGCACCGACGGGAACGCCGAAATTCTCGTCGAGAGTGCCGAAAAGGATTTTCCGTTCCAGACCGGAGACGGGGTGCCGCTATCGGACGGCGTTGACGATCTGACCGTCGATGGCAACGGCATCGTCGCTGTCGCCGCGGACGAGAGCGAGGAGACGGGGTTTTCCTCCTACATCGGCATCCCGGTGTCCGTCGGCGAACGCCGATACGGGACGCTCTGTTTCTGTGACCGTGGCGACCGGACGGAGTTCGCCGCCTGGGAGCGCGCCTTCGTCGAGTTGCTCGGTGATTGGCTCGGGCACGAACTGACGAGCGAGTGGGCACGCGATCAAAGCGACGCGGTCCGGTCGGCGCGCGGTCGGGTCGAACGCGCGCTCGGCGCGCTCGAGAACGACGACGACGAGGCGGCCCGCAACGAACTCATCGAGGCATACGACCTTCTGGACCGAGCCCCTCCGGCGGCGGCTGCGGTCTCGATCGAACTGTCCTGA
- the meaB gene encoding methylmalonyl Co-A mutase-associated GTPase MeaB yields the protein MSEDTLVDELLAGKHRALARVITKIENRSPGYRDLVSQLHEHTGNAEVIGITGSPGAGKSTLVDKMAATYRERGETVGVIAIDPSSPFTGGAVLGDRIRMGSNVGDMDVFFRSMSARGSLGGLSTATTDAVKALDAFGKDKIIVETVGAGQNEIEIVKTADTVSVLVPPGSGDDIQMLKAGILEIADIFVVNKADMDGADRTVMELQEMIGMRDASPMAGHHGADALADTDDGAVGRGPGDEEGWQPAIVETVAKTGEGIEEFLGTIDEHVGWLSESGELEAQARQRYEAEIKTLLREDTAALLQDELAARGGLEGYIDRVLRKDTDPYTVADELMAPLEDCVAGARDQG from the coding sequence ATGTCCGAGGACACACTCGTCGACGAGCTGTTGGCGGGCAAGCATCGGGCGCTCGCGCGCGTGATCACGAAGATCGAAAACCGATCGCCGGGGTATCGCGATCTCGTCTCACAACTGCACGAACACACCGGCAACGCGGAAGTCATCGGAATCACCGGCTCGCCAGGTGCGGGAAAGTCGACGCTCGTCGACAAGATGGCGGCGACGTACCGCGAACGCGGCGAGACGGTCGGCGTCATCGCGATCGACCCCTCCTCGCCGTTTACCGGCGGCGCGGTGCTGGGCGACCGGATCCGGATGGGCTCGAACGTCGGCGACATGGACGTCTTCTTTCGGTCGATGTCGGCCCGTGGATCGCTCGGCGGGCTCTCGACGGCCACGACGGACGCCGTGAAGGCCCTCGACGCCTTCGGCAAGGACAAGATCATCGTCGAAACTGTCGGTGCGGGACAAAACGAGATCGAGATCGTCAAAACGGCCGATACGGTGTCGGTGCTCGTCCCACCGGGATCGGGCGACGACATCCAGATGCTCAAAGCCGGTATTTTAGAGATCGCCGACATCTTCGTCGTTAACAAGGCCGACATGGACGGCGCCGACCGGACAGTGATGGAGCTACAGGAGATGATCGGGATGCGGGACGCGTCGCCGATGGCGGGCCACCACGGCGCGGACGCGTTGGCTGACACCGACGACGGCGCGGTCGGTCGGGGTCCCGGCGACGAGGAGGGGTGGCAACCGGCGATCGTCGAGACGGTCGCGAAGACCGGCGAAGGAATCGAGGAGTTCCTCGGAACAATCGACGAACACGTCGGCTGGCTCTCCGAGAGTGGTGAACTCGAGGCGCAGGCCAGACAGCGCTATGAGGCCGAGATCAAGACACTGCTGCGGGAGGACACTGCGGCGCTGTTACAGGACGAACTGGCGGCCCGAGGCGGCCTTGAGGGGTACATCGACCGCGTGCTGCGGAAGGACACCGACCCCTACACGGTCGCCGACGAACTCATGGCCCCGCTCGAGGACTGCGTGGCCGGGGCTCGCGACCAGGGGTGA
- a CDS encoding cobalamin B12-binding domain-containing protein: MSTEQEQRTIRCLVAKVGLDGHDRGAHVIARAFRDAGFEVIYSGLHKSPDDIVQAAVQEDVDVLGISILSGAHDTLVPKIMDGLEEYDALDDTLVIVGGIIPDGDREELYEAGVANIFGPGSTMEETIEFVRENAPER, translated from the coding sequence ATGAGCACGGAGCAAGAGCAGCGAACGATCCGGTGTCTGGTAGCGAAAGTCGGCCTCGACGGCCACGACCGCGGTGCACACGTCATCGCGCGGGCCTTCCGGGACGCCGGGTTCGAGGTCATCTACTCCGGACTGCACAAATCACCCGACGATATCGTCCAGGCCGCCGTTCAAGAGGACGTCGACGTGCTCGGAATCTCGATCCTCTCGGGAGCCCACGACACGTTGGTCCCGAAGATCATGGACGGGCTCGAGGAGTACGACGCCCTGGACGACACGCTCGTGATCGTGGGCGGGATCATCCCCGACGGCGACCGCGAGGAGCTTTATGAGGCCGGCGTCGCCAACATCTTCGGCCCCGGTTCGACGATGGAGGAGACGATCGAGTTCGTCCGCGAGAACGCGCCCGAGCGATAG
- the fen gene encoding flap endonuclease-1, which yields MGNADLRSLAVIEPKPFGELAGSVVAVDAHNWLYRYLTTTVRFTSSDTYTTESGEEVANLVGVVQGLPKFFEADVTPVFVFDGGVAELKDDEVESRREQRERYEDELDAARAGEADAAEIATLESRTQRLTETIQTTTRELLSLLDVPVVEAPAEGEAQAAYMARYGDVDYAGSEDYDTLLLGAPYTLRGLTSKGDPECMDFERTLEDLGLTWEELVDAAILMGTDFNEGIDGIGPKTAVKLLREHGDLWGALDARGESIPNADRIREMFLDPAVTDEYDYDTEIEPDMDAARQYVTDTWEVPAEEVARGFERIEESVVQTGLDRWR from the coding sequence ATGGGCAATGCGGACCTCCGGTCGCTGGCGGTCATCGAGCCGAAGCCGTTCGGGGAACTCGCCGGCTCGGTCGTGGCCGTCGACGCCCACAACTGGCTGTATCGCTACCTGACGACGACGGTTCGGTTCACGTCCAGCGATACCTACACCACCGAGTCGGGCGAGGAGGTCGCGAACCTCGTCGGCGTCGTCCAGGGGCTGCCGAAGTTCTTCGAGGCGGACGTGACGCCTGTTTTCGTCTTCGACGGCGGCGTCGCGGAACTGAAAGACGACGAGGTCGAGAGCCGCCGCGAACAGCGAGAGCGCTACGAGGACGAACTCGACGCCGCGCGGGCGGGGGAAGCCGACGCCGCCGAGATCGCAACACTCGAATCGCGCACCCAGCGGCTCACCGAGACGATCCAGACGACGACCCGGGAACTGCTGTCGCTGCTCGACGTCCCGGTCGTCGAAGCCCCCGCCGAGGGCGAGGCGCAGGCGGCATATATGGCACGGTACGGCGACGTCGACTACGCCGGATCGGAGGACTACGACACGCTCTTGCTCGGCGCGCCGTACACCCTCCGGGGGTTGACGAGCAAGGGTGACCCCGAGTGCATGGACTTCGAGCGGACGCTCGAGGACCTCGGGCTGACCTGGGAGGAACTCGTCGACGCCGCCATCTTGATGGGCACGGACTTCAACGAGGGGATCGACGGCATCGGCCCGAAGACCGCGGTGAAGCTGCTCCGCGAGCACGGCGACCTGTGGGGGGCGCTCGACGCCCGCGGCGAGTCGATCCCGAACGCCGACCGCATCCGGGAGATGTTCCTCGATCCGGCCGTCACCGACGAGTACGACTACGACACCGAGATCGAACCGGACATGGACGCGGCCCGCCAGTACGTGACCGACACGTGGGAGGTTCCCGCCGAGGAGGTCGCCCGCGGCTTCGAACGCATCGAGGAGTCCGTCGTCCAGACGGGGCTCGACCGCTGGCGTTGA
- a CDS encoding BolA family protein yields MTPEEVEARIEAALEDCEATVGKARGEHDDDHLRATVVSPAFEGESLVDQHQLVYDALGEAMTTDIHALELTTRTP; encoded by the coding sequence ATGACCCCCGAAGAAGTCGAAGCCCGGATCGAGGCGGCCCTGGAGGACTGCGAGGCGACCGTCGGGAAGGCCCGCGGCGAGCACGACGACGACCACCTTCGAGCGACGGTCGTCTCGCCGGCCTTCGAGGGGGAGTCGCTCGTCGATCAACACCAACTGGTCTACGACGCCCTCGGCGAGGCGATGACGACGGACATCCACGCGTTGGAGCTTACGACCCGGACGCCGTAG